In a genomic window of Seriola aureovittata isolate HTS-2021-v1 ecotype China chromosome 11, ASM2101889v1, whole genome shotgun sequence:
- the idh1 gene encoding isocitrate dehydrogenase [NADP] cytoplasmic, whose protein sequence is MSQKIKAGSVVEMQGDEMTRVIWELIKEKLIFPYLELDLHSYDLGMENRDATDDRVTVDAAEAVRRYNVGIKCATITPDEKRVEEFKLKQMWRSPNGTIRNILGGTVFREAIICKNIPRLVPGWLKPIIIGRHAHGDQYKATDFVVPGPGKVEMTYTPTSGEPVKFVVHEFEGTGGVALGMYNTDKSIRDFAHSSFQMALTKAWPLYLSTKNTILKKYDGRFKDIFQEIYEKEYRAQFEAKGIWYEHRLIDDMVAQAMKSEGGFIWACKNYDGDVQSDSVAQGYGSLGMMTSVLICPDGRTVESEAAHGTVTRHYRQHQQGKETSTNPIASIFAWTRGLLHRAKLDNNAELRVFSEALEAVCVETIEAGFMTKDLAICIKGMPNVTRADYLNTFEFLDKLADNLKAKLSNPPKL, encoded by the exons ATGTCTCAGAAGATCAAGGCAGGCTCTGTGGTGGAGATGCAGGGAGATGAAATGACTCGGGTCATCTGGGAGCTCATTAAGGAGAAGCTGATCTTCCCCTACCTGGAGCTCGACCTGCACAG CTACGACCTGGGCATGGAGAACCGAGACGCCACGGACGACCGGGTGACGGTTGATGCGGCGGAGGCGGTCCGCCGCTACAACGTGGGCATCAAGTGCGCCACCATCACTCCAGATGAGAAGCGAGTGGAGGAGTTCAAGCTGAAGCAGATGTGGCGCTCGCCCAACGGGACCATCCGTAACATCCTGGGAGGCACCGTGTTCAGAGAGGCCATCATCTGTAAGAACATCCCCCGCCTGGTGCCCGGCTGGCTCAAACCCATCATCATCGGCAGACATGCACATGGAGACCAG TACAAAGCCACAGACTTTGTGGTGCCCGGGCCCGGGAAAGTGGAGATGACCTACACGCCCACCAGCGGAGAGCCGGTTAAATTCGTCGTGCACGAGTTCGAGG gcaCAGGGGGTGTGGCCTTGGGGATGTACAATACAGACAAGTCCATCAGGGACTTCGCCCACAGCTCCTTCCAGATGGCTCTGACTAAAGCCTGGCCGCTCTACCTCAGCACCAAGAACACCATCCTGAAGAAGTACGACGGCCGCTTCAAGGACATCTTCCAGGAGATCTACGAGAA GGAGTACCGCGCTCAGTTTGAGGCCAAAGGCATCTGGTACGAGCACCGTCTGATCGACGACATGGTGGCCCAGGCCATGAAGTCCGAGGGAGGCTTCATCTGGGCCTGCAAGAACTACGACGGAGACGTCCAGTCTGACTCCGTGGCACAAG GCTACGGCTCCCTGGGCATGATGACCAGCGTGTTGATCTGTCCCGATGGACGCACGGTGGAGTCCGAGGCCGCCCACGGCACAGTGACCCGCCACTACAGACAGCACCAGCAGGGGAAAGAGACTTCCACCAACCCCATAG cctCCATCTTTGCGTGGACGCGGGGTCTGCTCCACCGGGCGAAGCTGGACAACAACGCAGAGCTGCGAGTGTTCTCTGAGGCGCTGGAGGCCGTTTGCGTCGAGACCATCGAGGCCGGCTTCATGACCAAGGATTTGGCGATCTGCATCAAAGGAATGCCAAA TGTGACTCGGGCCGACTACTTGAACACCTTTGAGTTCCTGGACAAGCTGGCAGACAACCTGAAGGCCAAGCTGTCCAACCCGCCCAAGCTGTGA